In Candidatus Kaistella beijingensis, a genomic segment contains:
- a CDS encoding beta strand repeat-containing protein, which yields MRKNIFLKNTIWTFFIFCIGINFAKSQVVVHKFGPSGGPSGNTYTQAAQSVTFTNTFTNSLSPYSVTMAVTGEQFTGIEGNATLPAYGFGGNITASSNTTPGALAAYISNDGFTKVTGTVANGYFTASYNTPPKTGMTTADYGITSTVLADALLNADGTNKTGYLPTDKVQFADITITFNRPVKNPIIHISGLGNYWYSGALSPAFSHQPSMQYQLLSPYPVTMLSGSPYFALDTTNKIAYNNAQYPGAYAAGTCVQYIPRYAAAGSVMVTGNNITTLTFRIFLKGSETRYSALGGDGSYTGNDTTGSCGATNTNMIASDNQSKWSTTSWIMGDVNNIGVSFETDRYTGTVYNDENQGPVDDGTVTPNKIPGGIYANLVDASGNVLQSVPVNTDGTYVLSEAMEGYDYHVQLSNSQLSVGSVAPTTTTLPPGWMFTNVGSSTLPGNQNGTGATSTAVVSGVNNINFGIWALDSDGDGIADMDDWDDDNDGILDAIESPGCYYTAAEAGTISGVTSQVSGTTAANTEIASLHDGVTASGTYKYNSGQTITPGTNLLAVSYPTAVQLTSVTVNQASYGLTGGLGTNWNLAYAQLYGSNGGTPVAISNSVTTLYGATVTFNVTDTTNSYQYYYIKYIGTAAAGDTTNLTTDTNAGLIYEVSGALNTTNYQPSGHPKSSCTATDTDGDTIPNNLDLDSDNDGCLDAIEGGANIGAGSLVSSGGTVTVGTGSTASNQNLCGGNTCVDANGVPVLSPTPTGYTNGTGQSIGYSQNAANAISCIDSDGDGLSDDIDWDDDNDGILDAVESPNCFYTLAEATTISTIKSKLNGTVAANTDIPSLHNGSTTDGIYHWNNPQTMNPGDALFTIEYPTAIQLQTLAVTSTYGMTGLSGNWFSVTGRLYGSTDGVSYTPISAAAGVALYSSPSFTVTDTTNKYRYYQIRYIGDASGGNGNSFTLTNSDSYPIQEITPTILSSFSSSYVPSVNQKPGICSDDADGDGIPNYLDLDSDNDGCLDAIEGGANILLSQLVNSGGTVSVGTGSTASNQNLCGGSTCVDANGVPTYATPPTGYTNGSGQSLGQSQNAADATSCDDWDGDGVPDDIDLDDDNDGILDTIEGLNCNSSPFVCGNQTSCSTAYPVANRVIWTATSPNQYNGQVTINGITYNVTATTTKTFAGLLASSWQFGSGTYSGCPNDNTTVNNSAINHFSNDYTVTLTFDKPVTNPALVFSSFNGSACQFSQTVCVAGIQGNINGYQIGDQITGYSATENIIGVVYTGTHTSISYTEVGSDLQGSVILYLSSLTNNGTGNCTATDTDGDGIPDYHDLDSDNDGCIDALEGGADVTTSQIVSAGGLATVGPGSTASNQNLCGGTTCVDANGVPVLTPAPNNYTNGSGQSAGDSTNPAIQSGCPLVAFCYKPAVTTGTVLDSPMGITSLSRAGADDQDNWPMARKGAWMVLEAKTKGFVINRVAFSGANPVGIATTNFVEGMLVYDTTNNCMKMYTSTDNGTTFGWFCITTQTCPD from the coding sequence ATGAGAAAAAACATCTTTCTTAAAAATACTATTTGGACATTCTTTATTTTTTGCATAGGTATCAACTTTGCAAAATCGCAGGTAGTGGTTCATAAGTTCGGACCTTCGGGTGGACCTTCGGGAAACACCTATACGCAGGCAGCTCAATCGGTAACATTTACTAATACATTTACCAACAGTCTAAGCCCTTATAGTGTTACAATGGCAGTTACTGGTGAGCAATTCACTGGTATAGAAGGCAATGCTACTTTGCCTGCTTACGGATTTGGTGGCAATATTACTGCTTCTTCCAATACAACTCCTGGAGCACTTGCAGCATATATTTCTAATGATGGATTTACCAAGGTGACCGGTACTGTTGCTAACGGATATTTTACGGCTTCTTATAATACGCCCCCAAAAACCGGGATGACTACAGCAGATTATGGTATTACAAGTACGGTACTCGCTGATGCATTGCTCAATGCCGATGGTACTAACAAAACGGGATATCTCCCTACTGATAAAGTACAATTTGCTGATATTACCATTACATTTAATAGACCCGTAAAAAATCCCATAATCCATATCAGCGGACTTGGGAATTATTGGTATAGTGGTGCATTAAGCCCAGCTTTTTCGCACCAACCGTCAATGCAATATCAGCTTTTAAGTCCCTATCCTGTAACAATGCTTTCAGGATCGCCTTATTTTGCATTAGATACTACCAACAAGATTGCATATAACAATGCACAATATCCAGGTGCATATGCTGCAGGAACTTGTGTACAATACATTCCAAGATATGCTGCTGCAGGAAGTGTAATGGTAACAGGAAATAATATCACAACGCTTACCTTTAGGATTTTTCTTAAAGGGAGTGAAACAAGATATAGTGCACTTGGTGGTGACGGATCTTATACCGGAAATGATACAACTGGTAGTTGTGGTGCAACAAATACTAATATGATTGCGAGTGATAATCAATCCAAATGGAGTACTACTTCATGGATAATGGGAGATGTAAATAATATTGGGGTATCATTTGAAACAGATCGCTATACAGGTACAGTATATAATGATGAAAATCAAGGACCTGTCGATGACGGTACAGTAACACCAAACAAAATTCCGGGAGGTATATATGCTAATTTGGTTGATGCCAGCGGAAACGTACTGCAAAGTGTTCCGGTAAATACTGATGGTACCTATGTACTCTCTGAAGCTATGGAAGGATACGACTATCACGTGCAGTTAAGTAACTCGCAGTTAAGCGTGGGAAGTGTTGCACCCACAACAACTACTTTGCCACCAGGATGGATGTTTACCAATGTTGGTTCCTCCACTTTACCAGGAAATCAAAACGGAACAGGAGCAACTTCAACAGCCGTAGTTTCTGGTGTTAATAATATTAATTTTGGAATTTGGGCATTGGATTCCGACGGCGATGGTATTGCAGATATGGATGATTGGGATGATGACAACGACGGAATTTTAGACGCAATAGAATCTCCAGGCTGTTATTATACCGCTGCGGAAGCAGGTACTATATCCGGCGTTACATCTCAAGTATCTGGAACAACAGCGGCAAATACGGAAATTGCATCTCTTCATGACGGAGTCACAGCAAGTGGAACATACAAATACAATTCCGGACAAACCATTACACCAGGTACTAATTTATTGGCTGTAAGCTATCCTACCGCTGTACAATTAACAAGTGTTACCGTTAATCAAGCTTCTTATGGTTTAACCGGAGGACTTGGAACGAATTGGAATCTTGCCTATGCGCAATTATATGGATCAAATGGAGGTACACCTGTTGCCATATCCAATTCAGTGACAACACTATATGGTGCAACCGTAACTTTTAATGTAACAGATACTACCAATTCTTATCAATACTATTATATTAAATATATTGGTACTGCAGCAGCAGGAGATACAACCAACCTAACAACTGATACCAATGCAGGTTTAATCTATGAGGTTTCTGGAGCGTTGAATACGACCAATTACCAACCTTCCGGTCATCCGAAATCGAGCTGTACTGCTACGGATACGGATGGAGACACCATTCCGAATAATTTGGATTTGGATTCTGACAATGATGGTTGTTTGGATGCTATAGAAGGAGGAGCTAACATTGGTGCAGGATCATTAGTAAGTTCAGGTGGTACCGTAACCGTAGGAACCGGTTCTACCGCTTCCAATCAAAATCTTTGTGGAGGTAACACTTGTGTTGATGCTAATGGAGTTCCGGTATTATCACCTACACCAACGGGTTACACCAATGGAACCGGACAAAGTATCGGATATTCACAAAATGCTGCTAATGCAATTTCTTGTATAGACAGTGATGGAGACGGATTATCTGATGATATTGATTGGGATGATGATAATGACGGAATCTTGGATGCCGTAGAATCTCCTAATTGTTTCTATACCTTGGCAGAAGCTACGACTATTTCGACCATTAAATCAAAATTAAATGGTACAGTAGCTGCAAATACGGATATTCCTTCCCTTCATAATGGAAGTACTACCGACGGAATCTACCACTGGAACAATCCCCAAACCATGAATCCTGGCGATGCATTGTTCACTATAGAATATCCTACTGCAATCCAATTGCAAACCCTTGCAGTTACCAGTACTTATGGAATGACCGGTTTAAGCGGCAATTGGTTTTCAGTTACAGGAAGACTCTATGGTTCAACAGATGGTGTATCTTATACCCCAATCTCGGCAGCTGCAGGTGTAGCATTATACAGTAGCCCATCATTTACCGTGACAGATACCACCAATAAATACCGTTATTATCAAATACGATATATTGGTGATGCTTCAGGTGGGAACGGCAATTCTTTTACTTTAACCAATTCTGATAGTTACCCGATACAGGAAATTACACCTACAATATTATCCAGCTTTAGCAGCAGTTATGTACCTTCAGTTAACCAAAAACCAGGGATATGTAGTGATGATGCAGATGGTGATGGTATCCCTAACTATTTGGATTTGGACAGCGATAATGATGGTTGTTTAGATGCCATAGAAGGAGGAGCTAATATTTTATTATCTCAATTGGTAAACTCAGGAGGTACCGTAAGTGTTGGTACCGGTTCTACTGCATCCAATCAAAACTTATGTGGAGGTTCTACATGTGTAGATGCCAATGGTGTCCCTACTTATGCTACACCACCAACCGGATATACTAACGGTTCCGGACAAAGTTTAGGACAATCTCAAAATGCAGCAGATGCCACTTCCTGTGATGACTGGGATGGTGATGGCGTACCGGATGATATTGATTTGGATGATGATAATGATGGTATTTTGGATACGATTGAAGGTTTGAATTGTAACAGTAGTCCTTTTGTATGTGGAAATCAAACAAGTTGCTCTACAGCTTATCCAGTTGCAAATAGAGTTATTTGGACTGCCACTTCTCCTAACCAATATAATGGTCAGGTAACAATAAATGGTATTACTTATAATGTTACTGCAACAACTACCAAAACATTTGCCGGATTATTGGCAAGCTCTTGGCAATTTGGCTCTGGTACTTATTCCGGTTGTCCTAATGATAATACCACTGTAAATAACTCTGCTATAAATCATTTTTCTAATGATTATACAGTAACACTCACTTTTGATAAGCCAGTGACCAACCCTGCACTCGTTTTTTCATCATTCAATGGCTCGGCTTGTCAATTTAGTCAAACTGTTTGTGTGGCTGGTATACAAGGAAATATAAATGGTTACCAAATAGGCGATCAAATAACAGGTTATTCTGCTACTGAAAATATAATAGGAGTAGTTTATACCGGAACGCATACTTCCATAAGTTATACAGAAGTTGGGAGTGATTTACAAGGTTCTGTAATTTTATACTTATCAAGTTTAACCAATAATGGAACAGGGAATTGTACTGCTACAGATACAGACGGTGATGGCATTCCTGATTATCATGATTTGGATTCCGACAACGACGGTTGTATCGATGCCTTAGAAGGTGGTGCAGACGTTACCACATCTCAAATCGTAAGTGCGGGTGGTTTGGCTACCGTAGGACCTGGTTCTACTGCTTCTAACCAAAACCTTTGTGGTGGTACTACTTGTGTAGATGCCAACGGAGTTCCAGTATTAACACCTGCGCCAAACAATTATACAAACGGTTCAGGACAAAGTGCAGGAGATTCTACCAATCCGGCTATCCAAAGTGGATGTCCATTAGTTGCCTTCTGCTACAAACCCGCAGTTACTACAGGTACAGTATTAGATTCGCCAATGGGGATTACCAGTTTATCTAGAGCTGGTGCAGATGACCAAGATAATTGGCCAATGGCAAGAAAAGGAGCTTGGATGGTTTTGGAAGCCAAAACCAAAGGATTTGTCATCAATCGTGTTGCATTTTCTGGTGCCAATCCTGTGGGAATAGCAACAACTAATTTTGTAGAAGGCATGCTGGTGTATGATACCACCAATAATTGCATGAAGATGTACACTTCTACAGATAACGGTACCACCTTCGGATGGTTTTGTATAACTACACAAACTTGTCCTGATTAA
- a CDS encoding Ail/Lom family outer membrane beta-barrel protein — MKTKITIIVMLFVTTMSFAQKKWEPYHQFSLDAGYTFSSLKENQNPSRPLFAGDGVNLGISHRYGDRFGVITRFGFATGSLDQSELQAVVDRWRPVPPKYRSEAIQTNWSQISVMTGPSIRLGKKHQFEFNAMAGIGINPSPNSIRVDAYEQDLFIETVYEAKDKSVVGMWQVNASYKLALLSKTGKWLRIIGGYGSNGATIGLAINIADQDCHGMLCYRCQGAGCVGDMPKKDVK; from the coding sequence ATGAAAACAAAAATCACAATTATCGTAATGTTATTTGTAACAACGATGAGCTTTGCTCAAAAAAAATGGGAACCCTATCATCAATTTAGTTTGGATGCAGGTTACACCTTTTCTTCTTTAAAAGAAAATCAAAATCCAAGTCGACCTTTATTTGCTGGTGATGGAGTAAATCTAGGTATAAGCCATCGTTATGGCGACCGATTTGGAGTTATAACAAGATTTGGTTTTGCAACTGGTTCTCTGGATCAATCAGAATTACAGGCTGTTGTTGATCGTTGGAGACCAGTACCACCAAAATACCGTTCAGAAGCAATCCAAACCAATTGGTCGCAAATTTCAGTAATGACTGGACCAAGCATACGATTAGGAAAAAAACATCAATTTGAATTCAATGCCATGGCAGGTATAGGGATTAATCCATCACCTAATAGTATCAGAGTAGATGCTTATGAACAAGATTTATTTATAGAAACAGTATATGAAGCTAAAGATAAAAGTGTTGTGGGAATGTGGCAGGTGAATGCGAGCTATAAATTAGCATTACTATCTAAAACAGGTAAATGGTTACGTATTATTGGTGGATATGGAAGTAATGGTGCTACAATTGGTTTAGCGATAAATATTGCAGATCAGGATTGTCATGGTATGCTTTGTTATAGATGTCAAGGAGCTGGGTGTGTAGGTGATATGCCAAAAAAAGATGTTAAATAA
- a CDS encoding type II toxin-antitoxin system ParD family antitoxin, translating to MAKNTSILLGDYFDNFISQQIQTGKFSSASEVVRAALRMFEHEESKKTQLINELKKGEKSGFVKDFDRKNFLNGLHKKYAAEK from the coding sequence ATGGCAAAAAATACTTCAATTTTATTGGGCGATTACTTCGACAATTTTATTTCTCAACAAATTCAGACCGGAAAATTTTCTTCTGCTAGTGAAGTTGTGAGAGCCGCTTTGAGAATGTTCGAGCACGAGGAATCCAAAAAAACTCAATTGATAAATGAATTAAAAAAAGGTGAAAAGTCAGGATTTGTGAAAGATTTTGACCGCAAGAATTTCTTAAACGGACTTCATAAAAAATATGCTGCTGAGAAATGA
- a CDS encoding type II toxin-antitoxin system RelE/ParE family toxin, which produces MKCKISKEAEKDLEKIWLYTFETWSLEQADYYYDLLMDEIEYLAENPKNGMDFSQIRKGYFRSRVKSHFIFYRISTKSDEIEIIRILHQQMDIDSQLSE; this is translated from the coding sequence ATGAAATGCAAAATAAGTAAAGAAGCTGAAAAAGATTTAGAAAAAATTTGGCTTTACACTTTCGAAACTTGGTCGTTAGAACAAGCGGATTATTATTACGATTTATTGATGGACGAAATCGAATATCTAGCTGAAAATCCTAAAAACGGAATGGATTTCAGTCAAATACGAAAAGGATATTTTCGTTCAAGAGTTAAATCGCACTTTATTTTTTACCGAATAAGCACCAAGAGTGACGAAATAGAAATTATAAGAATTCTTCATCAGCAAATGGATATTGATTCGCAACTATCTGAATGA
- a CDS encoding J domain-containing protein, translating to MIPNHYKTLEIEPTATKEEIKKAYRRLALKFHPDKNKNPDAHEKFIAINEAYLILFDDEARVKYDREYQYYFGQKAKAENTGTHQQRQDDKKQEETKSSSSKQQEPQFEDEDLNKWTRNARQQAESFAKMAFNDFSNLVVGMVKETGFQLGNAFLVMLGALLSMGGCGNIVVGLSTKGEIGNPILGIILLPIGILLYKLAHNNYDNHKT from the coding sequence ATGATACCTAATCACTACAAGACACTTGAAATTGAGCCAACGGCAACAAAAGAAGAAATTAAAAAGGCATACAGACGGCTTGCTTTAAAATTTCACCCTGACAAAAACAAAAACCCTGATGCTCACGAAAAATTCATTGCTATCAATGAAGCATACCTCATTTTGTTTGATGATGAGGCTAGAGTAAAGTATGACCGAGAGTATCAATATTACTTCGGACAAAAGGCAAAAGCAGAGAATACAGGAACTCATCAACAACGGCAAGACGACAAAAAACAAGAAGAAACAAAATCTTCAAGTTCCAAACAACAAGAGCCGCAATTTGAAGATGAAGACCTAAACAAGTGGACAAGAAATGCACGACAGCAGGCTGAAAGTTTTGCTAAAATGGCATTTAATGACTTTTCAAATTTGGTTGTTGGAATGGTTAAAGAAACAGGTTTCCAACTTGGAAATGCTTTTCTTGTAATGCTTGGTGCTTTATTGTCAATGGGCGGTTGTGGTAATATTGTCGTTGGACTATCAACAAAAGGGGAAATAGGAAATCCTATACTTGGCATAATACTATTGCCTATTGGCATTTTACTTTACAAACTTGCTCACAACAATTACGATAATCACAAAACATAG
- a CDS encoding AAA family ATPase yields the protein MLIQFSVKNFRTFKEKATISLVASNYDKTTRESDNIFEDNIFNLRVLKSAVIYGANASGKSKFMEALMFMKHFVITSSKDSQKGDKINIEPFRLSTETEHLPSEFEVIFTFENEMYRYGFEADNETIISEWLYHRPKTKEVELFYREFQDFETHARNFSKGNTVIKEGLVRDNALLISVAAQFNDAIAINVIDWFKQLKTISGLNEEGYQGFTMSKTESPVHKSKILNLLKAADLGIQDIKLQKLDIEQLPKDMPKDLKERIIKTVREENAEFISDVITFHKKYDANKKNTNETVRFSLDEDESSGTRKFFALTGPILDVIENGYTLVVDELDSKLHPNLVCKLVSLFNSKEINKKNAQLIFNTHDTNLLSSGLFRRDQIWFAEKNKYGEARLYSLGDFKSENVRKTEAFEDNYIRGKYGAVPYLEYFDSLTKNLPQYENER from the coding sequence ATGCTTATTCAGTTCTCAGTTAAAAATTTTAGGACTTTCAAAGAGAAAGCCACTATCAGCCTTGTAGCGTCTAATTACGATAAGACAACTCGTGAGTCTGATAACATTTTTGAAGACAACATTTTCAATCTGCGTGTTCTGAAAAGTGCAGTAATCTATGGTGCAAATGCGAGCGGTAAAAGTAAGTTTATGGAGGCACTGATGTTTATGAAACATTTTGTCATCACAAGTTCAAAAGACAGTCAGAAAGGCGACAAAATCAATATCGAACCTTTTAGATTGAGTACAGAAACCGAACATTTACCAAGTGAATTTGAGGTTATTTTTACTTTTGAAAATGAAATGTACAGATATGGTTTTGAAGCCGACAATGAAACTATTATCTCTGAATGGCTTTATCACAGACCTAAAACCAAAGAAGTAGAATTGTTTTACAGAGAGTTCCAAGATTTTGAAACACACGCAAGAAATTTTTCCAAAGGAAATACGGTAATTAAAGAAGGCTTGGTTAGAGACAATGCTTTATTGATTTCAGTTGCGGCACAATTTAACGATGCTATTGCTATCAATGTGATTGATTGGTTCAAACAGTTAAAAACTATTTCGGGACTAAATGAAGAAGGCTATCAAGGTTTCACAATGAGCAAAACCGAAAGCCCTGTTCATAAATCTAAAATTCTCAATCTTCTTAAAGCAGCAGATTTGGGTATTCAAGATATTAAACTTCAAAAGTTGGACATTGAGCAACTGCCAAAAGATATGCCCAAAGATTTGAAAGAACGGATTATTAAAACTGTTCGTGAAGAAAATGCTGAATTTATCTCTGACGTTATCACTTTTCACAAAAAGTATGATGCCAACAAAAAGAATACAAATGAAACTGTACGCTTTTCTTTGGACGAAGATGAATCATCGGGAACACGGAAATTTTTCGCTCTTACAGGACCTATTTTAGACGTTATTGAAAATGGCTATACGCTCGTTGTAGATGAATTAGATTCTAAACTTCATCCGAATTTGGTTTGCAAATTGGTATCGCTTTTTAACTCAAAAGAGATTAACAAAAAGAACGCTCAACTTATTTTCAACACACACGACACTAATTTATTAAGTTCAGGATTATTCAGGCGTGACCAGATTTGGTTTGCCGAAAAAAACAAATACGGAGAAGCCCGACTTTACTCGTTAGGCGATTTCAAATCAGAAAATGTAAGAAAAACCGAAGCCTTTGAAGATAATTATATCAGAGGAAAATACGGAGCTGTTCCATATTTGGAATATTTTGATAGTCTGACTAAAAATTTGCCGCAATATGAAAATGAAAGATAA
- a CDS encoding RloB family protein: protein MKDKRAEQIEAKKRHREQLKSKRRNEPVFERSEPVLQEKPTILIVCEGENTEPSYFSQFRLSTATIKPIGEGYNTISLVNRASELAKEKDYEQVWCVFDKDDFDNNDFNNAIVTAEVQNFGVAYSNQAFEYWIILHFEDHQGGGMHRKDYDKKINNLLKPFKLVYDGEGSKIITEEIFEVLDGIDEKTNRERKVLAIQRAKRNYEQFEHANPATEESSTTVFRLVETLLKYT from the coding sequence ATGAAAGATAAAAGAGCAGAACAAATTGAGGCAAAGAAACGGCACAGAGAACAGTTAAAATCAAAGCGTAGAAATGAACCTGTTTTTGAAAGAAGTGAACCTGTACTGCAAGAAAAGCCAACAATACTGATTGTATGCGAGGGAGAAAATACAGAACCCTCATATTTCAGTCAGTTTAGGCTTTCTACTGCAACTATTAAACCTATCGGAGAAGGATATAACACGATTTCTCTTGTAAACAGAGCTTCCGAATTAGCGAAAGAAAAAGATTACGAACAAGTTTGGTGCGTATTTGACAAAGATGATTTTGACAACAACGACTTTAACAATGCCATTGTAACAGCAGAAGTTCAAAACTTTGGTGTTGCTTATTCAAATCAGGCATTTGAATATTGGATAATTCTGCATTTTGAAGACCATCAAGGAGGCGGAATGCATAGAAAAGACTACGATAAGAAAATCAATAATCTTCTCAAACCTTTCAAATTGGTCTATGACGGAGAAGGCAGTAAAATTATTACAGAAGAAATATTTGAAGTGTTGGACGGAATTGACGAAAAAACGAATAGAGAAAGAAAAGTGTTAGCTATTCAAAGAGCAAAAAGGAATTACGAACAGTTTGAACACGCCAATCCTGCGACAGAAGAATCATCAACTACTGTATTCAGACTTGTTGAAACATTATTGAAGTACACATAA
- a CDS encoding IS110 family RNA-guided transposase, whose translation MKNYKNYLGFDVSKNTLDYCLLIPQRDTVKRGSVANEKKSLQTLFAAFSKEGLMMEDTLVVFEHTGIYSTILAVFLCGNGWNYAEVPAIEIKRSRGLSRGKSDTIDAQEIAKYAMRNEDKIQLSEVPEIIYQQLNLMNAEREKLIAAIKSFERTSEGEEFLGKEVYRSVKSANRKTVTFLKSQLKTLELAISKLVRSDEDLNAKRELLRSIPGVGEIGTLYLLLTTKGFLRFRNARKYACYCGIAPFGRTSGTSIRGKSRVSPFADKKMKSILHLLSLTAIKYDHELKLYYERKQAEGKPKMLALNNVKFKLVNRIFAVIGRGTPYVKTQQFAA comes from the coding sequence ATGAAAAATTACAAAAACTACCTGGGTTTCGACGTCTCCAAAAACACCTTGGACTACTGCCTCCTGATTCCGCAAAGAGACACGGTAAAGAGAGGAAGCGTCGCCAATGAGAAAAAGTCTCTGCAGACGCTATTTGCAGCGTTTTCAAAGGAAGGACTGATGATGGAGGACACACTCGTGGTCTTCGAGCATACCGGAATCTACTCCACTATTCTGGCGGTGTTCCTGTGCGGGAACGGTTGGAACTATGCGGAAGTCCCCGCAATCGAGATCAAGCGTTCCAGAGGTCTTTCCAGAGGCAAGAGCGACACGATAGATGCGCAGGAGATCGCCAAATACGCGATGCGCAACGAGGACAAGATCCAACTCTCGGAAGTTCCCGAAATCATCTACCAGCAACTTAACCTCATGAATGCGGAACGCGAAAAGCTCATCGCCGCGATAAAAAGTTTCGAGCGCACTTCGGAGGGCGAGGAATTCTTGGGAAAGGAAGTCTACAGGAGCGTGAAATCCGCCAACAGAAAGACGGTAACGTTCCTGAAATCCCAGTTGAAAACCCTGGAACTGGCAATAAGCAAACTCGTCAGGAGCGATGAGGACCTTAACGCTAAACGGGAACTGTTGCGCAGCATACCGGGAGTCGGAGAAATCGGAACGCTTTATCTGCTGCTCACCACGAAGGGATTTCTGCGGTTCAGGAATGCGAGAAAATATGCGTGCTACTGCGGAATAGCGCCATTCGGGAGAACATCGGGAACCAGCATCCGGGGGAAAAGCAGGGTGAGCCCTTTTGCCGACAAAAAGATGAAGTCGATACTGCACCTGCTTTCACTGACGGCAATAAAGTACGACCACGAGCTGAAGCTCTACTACGAGCGAAAACAGGCGGAAGGAAAACCGAAAATGTTGGCGCTAAACAACGTTAAATTCAAACTCGTCAACCGGATTTTTGCGGTCATCGGGCGTGGGACTCCCTACGTGAAAACACAACAATTTGCGGCATGA